The following coding sequences are from one Pelmatolapia mariae isolate MD_Pm_ZW linkage group LG4, Pm_UMD_F_2, whole genome shotgun sequence window:
- the LOC134626794 gene encoding GRB2-related adaptor protein 2-like, giving the protein MEARGKFDFTAVTDDELGFKQGDIVKIIHYDNIWCKAEMNGEEGLVPRNFLDIHFPRWFREDATRGDAVEFLMNKHMGEFVIRGCRTSPGNFCISVKYEQGMMHYRLLRDKRGHYFLWREKFTSLNKLVDFYKTNSISKSRIIYLNVNGILDQGGPSDAQPVKTSRYPMRSTYRMEELTLEAFREGPPSNVTNQPTASCFRVMAMCDFPAIQDDELGFNAGDVIEVLDMSDPFWWKGKLKGIIGLFPVNATRPL; this is encoded by the exons ATGGAAGCCAGAGGAAAGTTTGACTTTACTGCAGTAACAGATGATGAGCTGGGCTTCAAACAGGGCGACATAGTCAAG ATTATACATTATGACAACATCTGGTGTAAAGCAGAGATGAATGGAGAGGAGGGGCTTGTGCCACGTAACTTCCTTGACATTCATTTTCCAAG ATGGTTTCGGGAGGATGCCACTCGTGGAGATGCAGTGGAGTTTCTGATGAACAAACACATGGGAGAGTTTGTGATCCGAGGGTGTCGGACCAGCCCGGGAAACTTCTGCATTTCTGTCAA GTATGAGCAGGGCATGATGCATTACAGATTGCTGAGGGACAAGAGAGGTCATTACTTCCTGTGGAGGGAAAAATTCACCTCCCTGAACAAACTGGTGGACTTCTACAAAACCAACTCAATCTCCAAAAGCAGGATAATCTACCTCAACGTCAATGGGATCCTGGACCAAGGCGGCCCCTCCGATGCTCAGCCA gtaaagaccagTCGATACCCTATGAGGAGCACTTACAGGATGGAAGAACTCACTTTAGAGGCGTTCAGGGAGGGACCACCGTCTAATGTGACCAACCAGCCA ACTGCGTCTTGTTTTCGAGTGATGGCGATGTGCGACTTCCCTGCTATACAAGACGACGAGCTTGGTTTCAACGCAGGAGACGTCATCGAGGTGCTGGATATGTCTGATCCTTTTTGGTGGAAAGGGAAGCTGAAAGGAATTATTGGACTGTTTCCTGTAAATGCCACACGACCACTGTGA